One Burkholderia pyrrocinia DNA segment encodes these proteins:
- a CDS encoding ATP-binding domain-containing protein: MARLIPDDWKSLAATGAAERERETLAALEHALPDSYTVYHGVHWTRAEQGFSVFGEAAFVVVSPTGRVLLIEQKAGFLRETPKGLVKVYLQKERNVPIQLARTQETLHRRLTAALGAGVYGVEALLYCPDYSIRDASIAGVAADRIVDASRKARLAQVILQILPEDDEQFPNAPKLHHFLADELALTPDTSALVGQAGTLVTRLSGGLAAWARQLEFAPFRLRVTGTAGSGKTQLAVQAMRDAVAAGKRVLYVCFNRPLADYIARIAPPGAKIANYHQLCDWVARDGGYTPDFQVPGEFERLEARFAEAPIPERWRFDVLVVDEGQDFHAPWAAALERLLAPDGAWWWLEDPLQNLYMREPVALPGWVTLKALTNYRSPRDLLEFVRDVVGRVEPLAAELRSGSPFDGSDPSVSAYGEAGMSDDALAQACIDATKRAITHALSLGFRKQDIAVLSYRGREGSVLAPLDQLGPHRIKSFTGKYDLFGNPEYREGDVLLDSIYRFKGQSAPCVILTEVDFDTLDARAARKLFVGATRATMKLLIVASSRAAAQLAAG; encoded by the coding sequence ATGGCCCGCCTCATCCCCGACGACTGGAAAAGCCTCGCCGCGACCGGCGCGGCCGAGCGCGAGCGCGAAACGCTCGCTGCCCTCGAACACGCGCTGCCCGACAGCTACACCGTGTATCACGGCGTGCACTGGACGCGCGCCGAGCAAGGCTTCTCGGTGTTCGGCGAGGCCGCGTTCGTCGTCGTGAGCCCGACCGGCCGCGTGCTGCTGATCGAGCAGAAGGCCGGCTTCCTGCGCGAAACGCCGAAGGGGCTCGTGAAGGTCTACCTGCAAAAGGAGCGCAATGTCCCGATCCAGCTCGCGCGCACTCAGGAAACACTGCACCGGCGCCTGACGGCCGCGCTCGGCGCGGGCGTCTACGGCGTCGAAGCGCTGCTGTACTGCCCCGACTACTCGATCCGCGATGCGTCGATCGCCGGCGTCGCGGCCGACCGCATCGTCGACGCGTCGCGCAAGGCGCGGCTCGCGCAGGTGATCCTGCAGATCCTGCCCGAGGACGACGAACAGTTTCCAAACGCGCCGAAGCTCCACCATTTCCTCGCGGACGAGCTCGCGCTCACGCCCGACACGAGCGCGCTCGTCGGGCAGGCCGGCACGCTCGTCACGCGGCTGTCGGGTGGGCTCGCCGCGTGGGCGCGCCAGCTTGAATTCGCGCCGTTCCGGCTGCGCGTCACCGGCACGGCCGGCTCGGGCAAGACGCAGCTCGCGGTGCAGGCGATGCGCGATGCCGTCGCGGCCGGCAAGCGCGTGCTCTACGTGTGCTTCAACCGGCCGCTCGCCGACTACATCGCGCGCATCGCGCCCCCCGGCGCGAAGATCGCGAACTACCACCAGTTGTGCGACTGGGTCGCACGCGACGGCGGCTATACCCCCGACTTCCAGGTGCCCGGCGAATTCGAGCGGCTCGAGGCGCGTTTCGCGGAAGCGCCAATCCCCGAGCGCTGGCGCTTCGACGTGCTGGTCGTCGACGAGGGGCAGGATTTCCACGCACCGTGGGCGGCCGCACTGGAGCGTTTGCTGGCGCCGGACGGCGCATGGTGGTGGCTCGAAGATCCGCTGCAGAACCTGTACATGCGCGAGCCCGTCGCGCTGCCCGGCTGGGTCACGCTGAAGGCGCTGACGAACTACCGCAGCCCGCGCGACCTGCTCGAATTCGTGCGCGACGTCGTCGGCCGCGTCGAGCCGCTCGCGGCCGAGTTGCGCTCGGGCAGCCCGTTCGACGGGTCCGATCCGTCGGTGTCGGCATACGGGGAAGCAGGCATGTCGGACGACGCATTGGCGCAAGCCTGCATCGACGCGACCAAGCGCGCGATCACGCACGCGCTGTCGCTCGGCTTCCGCAAGCAGGACATCGCGGTGCTGTCGTACCGCGGCCGCGAAGGCTCGGTGCTCGCGCCGCTCGACCAGCTCGGCCCGCACCGGATCAAGAGCTTCACCGGCAAGTACGACCTGTTCGGCAACCCCGAATATCGCGAAGGCGACGTGCTGCTCGATTCGATCTACCGTTTCAAGGGCCAGTCGGCGCCGTGCGTGATCCTCACCGAGGTCGACTTCGACACGCTCGACGCGCGTGCCGCGCGCAAGCTGTTCGTCGGCGCGACGCGCGCGACGATGAAGCTGTTGATCGTCGCGTCGTCGCGCGCGGCCGCGCAGCTCGCGGCGGGTTGA
- a CDS encoding helix-turn-helix domain-containing protein, whose translation MTTEAITTDSLAVAERVRELMTRNGIGKRQQTTELCRILDLSFSQGHRKLRGSSPWTLAQIKKVAEAYGEPAAQLFGAQTLDPGMVGAYSQEAVLYAGVAEIPCTAWIGAPLEAGARPEFVAYEQNGRWRVLRHTGVLYQNAYDVHKIEIYPRRAESDKLVVAVIDPDRVSATELCRYLERQGFATAAFDGLAPFVDALQGQAFDAVLTEWLFDDSTAATAIKAVRTSDNPGAPIFVLTGDLLTGRASEADISEVIRAFDVVCYEKPARMAILSADLAKRLARG comes from the coding sequence ATGACCACTGAAGCAATCACCACGGATTCCCTCGCGGTCGCCGAGCGCGTGCGCGAGCTGATGACCCGCAACGGCATCGGCAAGCGCCAGCAGACCACCGAGCTGTGCCGCATCCTCGACCTGAGTTTCTCGCAAGGCCATCGCAAACTGCGCGGCAGCAGCCCCTGGACGCTCGCGCAGATCAAGAAAGTCGCCGAAGCGTACGGCGAACCCGCCGCCCAACTGTTCGGCGCGCAAACGCTCGACCCCGGCATGGTCGGCGCCTATTCGCAGGAAGCCGTGCTTTATGCGGGCGTCGCCGAGATTCCATGCACCGCATGGATCGGCGCGCCGCTCGAAGCCGGCGCGCGCCCCGAGTTCGTCGCATACGAACAGAACGGCCGCTGGCGCGTGCTGCGCCACACGGGCGTGCTGTACCAGAACGCGTACGACGTGCACAAGATCGAGATCTATCCGCGCCGCGCGGAGAGCGACAAGCTCGTCGTCGCGGTGATCGATCCCGATCGCGTCAGCGCGACCGAGCTGTGCCGCTATCTCGAACGGCAGGGTTTCGCGACGGCCGCGTTCGACGGCCTCGCGCCGTTCGTCGACGCGCTGCAGGGCCAGGCCTTCGACGCGGTGCTGACTGAATGGCTGTTCGACGACAGCACGGCCGCGACCGCGATCAAGGCCGTGCGCACGTCCGACAACCCGGGCGCGCCGATTTTCGTGCTGACGGGCGACCTGCTCACCGGCCGCGCGAGCGAGGCCGACATCAGCGAAGTGATTCGCGCGTTCGACGTGGTCTGCTACGAAAAGCCCGCGCGCATGGCGATCCTCAGCGCCGATCTCGCGAAACGGCTCGCGCGCGGGTAA